In Phycisphaerae bacterium, a single window of DNA contains:
- a CDS encoding ATP-dependent Clp protease proteolytic subunit codes for MGLNELLLDNRIIFLDLPLDPRITINSSTVCSHVIKSMLYLQSIKRDQDIHLYINCPGGDIDDTLAIYDTMRFLNCEIATYCVGGAASGAALILAAGTKGKRFALPHAKIMIHQPWGYVGGQASDMRIQANEILRVKDTMIGILAEHTGKSAEQIAQDIERDRYMSAAEAKEYGLIDEILEESRVEKKKK; via the coding sequence ATGGGGCTCAATGAGCTCCTGCTCGACAACCGCATCATCTTCCTCGACCTGCCGCTCGATCCGCGCATCACGATCAACAGCAGCACCGTCTGCTCCCACGTGATCAAGAGCATGCTCTACCTGCAGTCGATCAAGCGCGACCAGGACATCCACCTCTACATCAACTGCCCCGGCGGCGACATCGACGACACTCTGGCGATCTACGACACCATGCGGTTCCTCAACTGCGAGATCGCCACCTACTGCGTCGGCGGGGCCGCCAGCGGCGCCGCGCTCATCCTCGCCGCCGGCACCAAGGGCAAACGCTTCGCGCTGCCGCACGCCAAGATCATGATCCACCAGCCGTGGGGCTACGTCGGCGGCCAGGCCTCCGACATGCGCATCCAGGCCAACGAAATCCTGCGGGTCAAGGACACGATGATCGGCATCCTGGCCGAGCACACCGGCAAGTCGGCCGAGCAGATCGCCCAGGACATCGAGCGCGACCGCTACATGAGCGCCGCCGAGGCCAAGGAATACGGTCTGATCGACGAGATCCTGGAAGAAAGCCGGGTCGAGAAGAAGAAGAAATGA
- the tig gene encoding trigger factor, which produces MDIPGVAGKTDREAMEKAQAESERLLEELKSAVKTETKDIGVLRKELRITVPAKTIADHMEHNYDELVHEAFVPGFRKGRAPRRLIEKRFGSEVRESLTSSIVGQSYFAATENEKLDVLGDPLFVIPMDDGVKLMDIGEALQHIKLPESGDFVYACEVELKPTFTLPELKGIQIKTPEIEITDEMVADQILRRRKIRGRMELISDGAAERDDQLVADVTLTVDGQEVKREENVALGVRPTRLDGIPLLALDEVLAGVKPGDTRTTDCQIGDDYERADLRGKAGQFTFNVHEVKRLVPEPLESFLQAWGYENEQAAREDVRAELASERNQLVERAKKSQVEDYLLKNTTLDLPEHFSARQTDRAVMRRVIELQRRGVPIPDIEARIDELRTSARAEVANELKLGFILEKVAEQLDVHVNDEEVNTEIARIAQLYNRRFDRVRDDLQARGLLTQLVDQIRDNKCVAILLEQAQFVAATADKDEEPAKPKKKSTRKKKDSAAE; this is translated from the coding sequence ATGGATATCCCCGGCGTAGCCGGCAAGACCGACCGCGAGGCCATGGAGAAGGCGCAGGCCGAGTCCGAGCGCCTACTCGAGGAACTCAAGTCGGCGGTCAAGACCGAAACCAAGGACATCGGCGTGCTGCGCAAGGAGCTGCGCATCACCGTCCCGGCCAAGACCATCGCCGACCACATGGAGCACAACTACGACGAGCTCGTGCACGAGGCGTTCGTGCCCGGCTTCCGCAAGGGGCGCGCCCCCCGCCGCCTCATCGAGAAACGTTTCGGCTCCGAGGTCCGTGAGTCGCTCACGTCCTCCATCGTCGGCCAATCCTACTTCGCCGCCACGGAGAACGAGAAACTCGACGTCCTCGGCGACCCGCTGTTCGTCATCCCCATGGACGACGGCGTCAAGCTCATGGACATCGGCGAGGCCCTCCAGCACATCAAGCTGCCCGAGTCCGGCGACTTCGTCTATGCGTGCGAGGTGGAGCTCAAACCGACCTTCACGCTGCCCGAGTTGAAGGGCATCCAGATCAAGACCCCCGAGATCGAGATCACGGACGAGATGGTCGCGGACCAGATCCTGCGCCGCCGCAAGATCCGCGGCCGCATGGAGTTGATCAGCGACGGCGCCGCCGAGCGAGACGACCAGCTCGTCGCCGATGTGACCCTGACCGTTGACGGGCAGGAGGTCAAACGCGAGGAGAATGTCGCGCTGGGCGTCCGGCCCACCCGCCTCGACGGCATCCCGCTGCTCGCGCTCGACGAGGTGCTTGCCGGCGTCAAGCCCGGCGACACGCGCACCACCGACTGCCAGATCGGCGATGACTACGAACGCGCGGACCTGCGCGGCAAGGCCGGGCAGTTCACCTTCAACGTCCACGAGGTCAAGCGCCTCGTCCCCGAACCGTTGGAGAGCTTCCTCCAGGCCTGGGGCTACGAAAACGAGCAGGCCGCCCGCGAGGACGTGCGCGCCGAGCTCGCCTCCGAGCGCAACCAGCTTGTGGAGCGCGCCAAGAAATCCCAGGTCGAGGATTACCTCCTCAAGAACACGACGCTCGACCTGCCCGAGCACTTCTCGGCCCGCCAGACCGACCGCGCCGTCATGCGCCGCGTGATCGAGCTGCAGCGCCGCGGCGTCCCCATCCCCGACATCGAGGCGCGCATCGACGAGCTCCGCACCTCGGCCAGGGCCGAAGTCGCCAACGAGCTCAAGCTCGGCTTCATCCTCGAAAAGGTGGCCGAACAGCTCGATGTCCACGTCAACGACGAGGAAGTCAACACGGAAATCGCCCGCATCGCCCAGCTTTATAACCGCCGGTTCGACCGCGTTCGCGACGACCTCCAGGCCCGCGGCCTGCTCACCCAGCTCGTCGACCAGATCCGCGACAACAAGTGCGTGGCGATTTTGTTGGAGCAAGCCCAGTTCGTCGCGGCGACGGCCGATAAGGATGAAGAGCCGGCCAAGCCGAAGAAGAAGTCGACCCGCAAGAAGAAGGACTCGGCGGCCGAGTAA
- a CDS encoding cobalamin-dependent protein (Presence of a B(12) (cobalamin)-binding domain implies dependence on cobalamin itself, in one of its several forms, or in some unusual lineages, dependence on a cobalamin-like analog.) yields the protein MPEPFLIRYLQPLLAGRRAECFDLVSEALQNGVGAEELICDVVWPAMAQIERLFRDDRINTAAEHLACRINRTVADQLQAHLPKRPRHGKRVIVACADGPHEELGAQMVGDLFQSEGWEVFFVGGGVPDDEVLAMVGQLRPEVLLIFGAEPEAVPNTRAMIERIRDVGTCPTMNIVVIGGIFNRAEGLWREIGADACCDTPRGALATADSLGPRVAHAPRVGLVKKRRRRRKNAPAPVPV from the coding sequence GTGCCTGAGCCGTTTCTGATTCGCTATCTGCAACCGTTGCTGGCCGGCCGGCGGGCCGAGTGTTTCGACCTCGTGAGCGAGGCACTGCAAAACGGGGTGGGCGCCGAGGAACTGATCTGTGACGTCGTCTGGCCGGCGATGGCCCAGATCGAGCGGCTCTTCCGCGATGATCGCATCAACACCGCGGCCGAACACCTGGCCTGCCGGATCAACCGGACGGTGGCGGACCAGTTGCAGGCACACCTGCCGAAGCGTCCGCGGCACGGCAAGCGGGTGATCGTGGCGTGCGCGGACGGTCCGCATGAAGAGCTCGGCGCGCAGATGGTGGGGGACCTCTTCCAGTCGGAAGGCTGGGAGGTGTTCTTCGTGGGCGGCGGGGTGCCGGACGACGAAGTGCTGGCGATGGTCGGTCAGTTGCGGCCGGAAGTGCTGCTGATCTTCGGCGCGGAGCCCGAGGCCGTACCGAACACGCGCGCGATGATCGAGCGCATCCGCGACGTCGGCACGTGCCCGACGATGAACATCGTGGTGATCGGGGGGATCTTCAACCGCGCCGAGGGGCTGTGGCGTGAAATCGGCGCGGACGCCTGCTGCGATACGCCACGGGGGGCACTCGCCACCGCGGACTCACTCGGTCCGCGCGTGGCGCATGCACCGCGCGTCGGGCTGGTCAAGAAGCGCCGCCGGCGACGGAAGAACGCGCCGGCGCCAGTGCCGGTCTAA
- a CDS encoding Flp family type IVb pilin, with product MRFQDEIWRRLGAFLREEDGPTAMEYAVLLVLVMVALMASISAVAQSMRAVFNATATAVTLPG from the coding sequence ATGCGATTCCAGGACGAAATCTGGCGGCGCCTCGGCGCGTTTCTGCGCGAAGAGGACGGCCCTACCGCGATGGAGTACGCGGTCCTGCTCGTCTTGGTCATGGTCGCGTTGATGGCGTCGATTTCCGCCGTGGCGCAATCGATGCGAGCGGTGTTCAATGCGACCGCGACGGCCGTCACCCTGCCCGGCTGA
- a CDS encoding tetratricopeptide repeat protein, which translates to MFPIRPLLPLCACWLCCSVAAAVAQDGAADTRTAPQPARPAILIVPALGPPSHAETPQPDDVIRPPANPPADADPAPDGDAARPRDRRYRLVQTVVPNPLWPEFRYHVYLDLSDPSAVRQWRELQHARRAEARAAVAERRAVRDMRQRKLRLLSAHEMAVEEGLAALRAGDYRAALIALTRAADLNHADPACRIHLAQAQMALGHDDEAAKVLRRGLDLQPRLAPMNLDLQSVYPDPADFADEVDALAARLAARDDTTAEEQFLLGFMRFQQGRTDEAYTAFRLAARGLPKDDRVRTFLQLTRPVAR; encoded by the coding sequence ATGTTTCCCATCCGCCCCCTGCTTCCACTGTGCGCTTGCTGGTTGTGCTGCAGCGTCGCCGCGGCCGTCGCCCAGGACGGCGCCGCCGACACGCGGACCGCCCCCCAACCCGCGCGTCCGGCGATCCTCATCGTGCCGGCCCTGGGGCCACCCAGTCACGCCGAGACCCCTCAACCAGATGACGTCATCCGACCACCCGCGAACCCACCGGCCGATGCGGATCCCGCTCCGGACGGCGACGCCGCGCGCCCCCGCGACCGGCGCTATCGCCTCGTGCAAACCGTCGTGCCCAACCCGCTCTGGCCCGAGTTCCGCTACCACGTCTATCTGGACCTGAGCGACCCCTCCGCCGTTCGCCAATGGCGCGAGTTGCAGCATGCCCGCCGGGCCGAGGCCCGCGCCGCCGTCGCCGAACGGCGCGCCGTGCGCGACATGCGACAGCGCAAGCTGCGACTGCTCAGCGCCCATGAGATGGCCGTCGAGGAGGGTCTCGCGGCGCTGCGCGCGGGCGATTACCGGGCGGCCCTGATCGCCTTGACGCGCGCCGCGGACCTGAACCACGCTGATCCCGCCTGCCGCATCCACCTCGCCCAGGCGCAGATGGCCCTCGGGCACGACGACGAAGCCGCCAAGGTCCTGCGGCGCGGCCTCGACCTCCAGCCCCGGCTCGCGCCGATGAATCTCGACCTGCAGAGCGTATATCCGGACCCGGCGGACTTCGCGGACGAAGTGGACGCCCTGGCGGCCCGCCTTGCCGCCCGCGACGACACGACCGCCGAGGAGCAGTTCCTCCTCGGCTTCATGCGCTTCCAGCAGGGACGCACCGACGAGGCCTACACGGCGTTTCGGCTGGCAGCCCGTGGGCTGCCCAAGGACGACCGGGTAAGAACATTCCTGCAACTGACGCGGCCCGTGGCCCGGTAA
- a CDS encoding CPBP family intramembrane metalloprotease translates to MLATLADTLQAIHLALLALGASAGLGVVVWLARAGRWRDPLAGVALPQQGPTVAAVGAVLLVFFALQFSLLRLLVQPPPAEAAAPLAPGSDLWHRTMAAEQGAAVTVAGLIVVLLAYTARGPARRPGLWRGSAAAVVALLVLLPIVTLQEEAGRVVWRWLHPDVAPPVHAVLQALERSDWGTWGRWQLLIGAVLVAPLAEELFFRGLLLQAICHHTGLAWPAILVSAGAFGAVHAQPQDVLPLVSMGIVLGYLRFATGSVWPCILVHMLFNARTMTVVLLAPELLHAM, encoded by the coding sequence ATGCTAGCCACGCTCGCCGATACACTGCAAGCCATTCACCTCGCCCTTCTGGCGCTCGGCGCCTCGGCCGGTCTGGGCGTGGTCGTCTGGCTGGCGCGGGCCGGGCGCTGGCGCGATCCGCTCGCCGGCGTCGCGCTGCCTCAGCAGGGTCCCACCGTGGCGGCCGTCGGCGCTGTTCTACTCGTCTTTTTCGCCCTGCAGTTCAGCCTGCTGCGCCTCCTCGTTCAGCCCCCGCCCGCCGAGGCCGCGGCGCCGCTCGCGCCCGGGTCGGACCTCTGGCACCGCACGATGGCCGCCGAACAAGGCGCCGCCGTCACCGTCGCCGGGCTCATCGTCGTTCTCCTCGCCTACACGGCGCGCGGGCCCGCGCGTCGCCCCGGCCTGTGGCGCGGCAGCGCGGCGGCCGTCGTCGCCCTGCTCGTGCTGTTGCCCATCGTGACGCTCCAGGAAGAGGCCGGTCGCGTCGTGTGGCGCTGGCTGCACCCGGATGTCGCCCCCCCGGTCCACGCGGTGCTGCAGGCCCTCGAACGCAGCGACTGGGGCACGTGGGGGCGCTGGCAGTTGCTCATCGGCGCCGTGCTCGTGGCCCCGCTCGCCGAAGAGCTCTTCTTTCGCGGCCTCCTCCTCCAGGCCATCTGCCACCACACCGGGCTGGCCTGGCCCGCCATCCTCGTCTCCGCCGGCGCTTTCGGCGCTGTGCACGCTCAACCCCAGGATGTGCTACCGCTCGTGTCGATGGGCATCGTGTTGGGCTACCTGCGCTTCGCCACCGGCTCTGTCTGGCCATGCATCCTGGTGCACATGCTCTTCAACGCGCGCACCATGACGGTCGTCCTGCTGGCCCCGGAGCTCCTGCACGCGATGTAA
- the trpC gene encoding indole-3-glycerol phosphate synthase TrpC, translating to MATILAEILAHKRVEVEQARRAQPLAELQALAGYHLPRRNFYGAVAAPHRRGPNVIAEIKRASPSAGLLRADFDPVRIAEQYAAGGADALSVLTDQRFFGGHLEYLGQVKAAVGLPVLRKDFLVDPYQVHESRAYGADAVLVIMEAVDRRTAAELVALARELELGVLLEVHTRAALLAVQDMLPGAQRVGVLLGINNRDLETQRVDLATVEQLAPLVAPGWPLVAESGMKSADDLARMHAAGARAVLVGELLMRSGDPTRTLRDLFT from the coding sequence GTGGCCACTATCCTCGCGGAGATTCTGGCGCACAAGCGAGTGGAAGTCGAGCAAGCCCGCCGCGCGCAGCCGCTGGCGGAGCTGCAAGCGTTGGCCGGCTACCACTTGCCCCGGCGCAATTTCTACGGGGCCGTGGCAGCGCCGCACCGGCGGGGGCCGAACGTGATCGCGGAGATCAAGCGGGCGAGCCCGTCGGCGGGGCTGTTGCGGGCCGATTTCGACCCGGTGCGGATCGCGGAGCAATACGCTGCCGGCGGCGCGGACGCGCTCAGCGTGCTGACGGACCAGCGGTTTTTCGGCGGGCACCTCGAATACCTGGGCCAGGTGAAGGCGGCGGTCGGGCTGCCCGTGCTGCGGAAGGACTTCCTGGTCGATCCGTACCAGGTGCACGAGAGTCGGGCGTACGGGGCGGACGCGGTGCTGGTGATCATGGAGGCCGTGGACCGGAGGACGGCGGCGGAGCTGGTGGCGCTGGCGCGCGAGCTGGAGCTGGGCGTGCTGCTGGAAGTGCACACGCGGGCCGCGTTGCTGGCGGTGCAAGACATGTTGCCGGGGGCACAACGGGTGGGCGTGCTGCTGGGGATCAACAATCGCGACCTGGAGACGCAGCGCGTGGACCTCGCGACGGTCGAGCAGTTGGCGCCGCTGGTGGCGCCGGGCTGGCCGCTGGTGGCCGAGAGCGGCATGAAGTCGGCGGACGACCTGGCCCGAATGCATGCGGCCGGGGCGCGGGCGGTGCTGGTGGGCGAGCTGCTGATGCGGAGTGGGGACCCGACCCGGACACTGCGGGACTTGTTCACCTGA
- a CDS encoding flagellin, which yields MALTVNNVGTLSLLNILNRTSKAQSNVLGQMATGYKINRGADDPAGLLAVTSIDSELTSVNAGIASNQRTDAILGVADGALGQIASAISDIQRLANESANEAGLTADEIAANQAQIDDALAAIDRIVSSTQFNGKKLLDGSLGINTNVGTAGAITDVKVFSRTPGSSDVALTVQRVSAASAAVVTSVMTTSASADSSFSVQGKLGTAVITALSTENVSSVAYKINQAKAQTGVSAVVSGTHLNLYSTDTGSDAFVRTKLIEGNTVQDKSDSGIDAVVTVNGQATAVDGDHVNYSGGGISVAFDLGSLTSTVTLTVKGSGDGRSGATFQLGTNANTRATLGIDGVYTAALGNATEGYLRSLGSGGANSLINDPSQAATIARVAANQVATLQGRIGGFQKFQVNTALNSLNDTKEGLETAKGVINDLDYAVASAELNRQNILLQSAMSLLGLANQQSSQVLSLLR from the coding sequence ATGGCATTGACAGTGAACAACGTTGGCACATTGTCCCTTCTGAACATCCTCAACCGCACATCCAAGGCCCAGAGCAACGTCCTCGGACAGATGGCGACGGGCTACAAGATCAACCGGGGCGCGGATGATCCCGCCGGCTTGCTGGCGGTCACGAGCATCGATTCCGAGTTGACCAGCGTCAACGCCGGCATCGCCAGCAACCAGCGCACCGACGCGATCCTGGGTGTAGCCGACGGCGCCCTGGGCCAGATCGCTTCCGCGATTTCCGACATTCAGCGCCTCGCCAACGAGTCGGCGAACGAGGCCGGTCTGACCGCGGACGAGATCGCGGCCAACCAGGCCCAGATCGACGACGCCCTGGCGGCGATCGACCGGATCGTCAGCAGCACGCAGTTCAACGGCAAGAAGCTGCTCGACGGCTCGCTCGGCATCAACACCAACGTCGGGACCGCCGGCGCGATCACCGACGTCAAGGTCTTCAGTCGCACGCCGGGCAGCTCCGACGTCGCGCTGACCGTCCAACGCGTCTCGGCCGCCTCCGCGGCCGTCGTGACCTCCGTCATGACGACCAGCGCTTCGGCCGATTCGTCGTTCTCCGTGCAGGGCAAGCTCGGCACGGCGGTCATCACCGCGCTGTCCACCGAGAACGTCTCCTCGGTGGCCTACAAGATCAACCAGGCCAAGGCGCAGACCGGCGTCTCCGCCGTGGTCAGCGGCACCCACCTGAACCTCTACAGCACGGATACGGGCAGCGATGCCTTTGTCCGCACCAAGCTCATCGAAGGCAACACGGTCCAGGACAAGAGTGACAGTGGTATCGACGCCGTCGTCACCGTCAACGGCCAGGCCACGGCGGTGGATGGCGACCACGTCAACTACAGCGGCGGCGGCATCAGCGTCGCGTTCGACCTCGGCTCGCTCACCAGCACCGTCACGTTGACCGTCAAGGGCAGCGGCGACGGCCGGAGCGGTGCCACGTTCCAGCTCGGCACCAACGCCAACACGCGCGCCACGCTCGGCATCGATGGCGTGTACACCGCAGCGCTGGGCAACGCGACCGAGGGCTACCTCCGGTCGCTGGGCAGCGGTGGCGCGAACTCGCTGATCAATGACCCGTCGCAGGCCGCCACGATCGCCCGCGTCGCCGCCAACCAGGTGGCCACGCTGCAGGGCCGGATCGGCGGTTTCCAGAAGTTCCAGGTCAACACGGCCTTGAACTCGCTGAATGATACGAAGGAAGGCCTCGAAACGGCGAAGGGCGTCATCAACGACCTGGATTACGCCGTGGCGAGCGCCGAGCTCAACCGGCAGAACATCCTGCTGCAGTCGGCCATGTCCCTGCTCGGCTTGGCGAATCAGCAGAGCTCGCAGGTCTTGTCGCTGCTGCGGTAG
- a CDS encoding DNA strand exchange inhibitor protein, whose translation MAIEKMDAHTLECLDFPRIRALLAQYALTGLGRGLAEGIHPIARVALVERWFAQVRELTQLIEERGMPPFGGITDVRAILARCGPPLRVTVEEMAQVGATLEGTHALAEYLRELPPERPELLHLAGRIGDFRTIADRIRAVIDERGQVRDSASPKLAGLRREIEDAAHQIQHTIERLLHDPGIRRLLQYPNHTFHGDRLVLPLRSEYRGRLPGIVHRASDSGATLYVEPGEVVELNNRISNLRSAEQEEIGRLLWELTHEVHLNGREIHKTLDTLAVLDLIAAKVRLARDYGLRCPGLGAEGTLNVHGARHPLLLELARSKGAPAHDAVVPIDYRIGQDFNLLIVTGPNTGGKTVTLKTIGLLCLMYQAGIPVPVAEGSELGVFSNILIDVGDEQSMQQSLSTFSAHLTRLIDMLRHGGPRTLLLIDELGAGTDPDEGAALGRAILEELLRLHCRAVVTTHLGALKGFALMHEGAENACVEFDTQTLRPTFHLSLGEPGQSNAIEVAQRLGMSKRMIAAARRNLSRKARALHAALEGTRQVKRQAESARRAADDARLAAGHAQSAAHEAQARLERQKADFERWVQRVVHLQPGDAVRVRDFDRDGKIVRMRLDQQRAEVDVGAFSVEVPLGDVLPPETPPPPPRPPRPVTVESLPPRRRGERRGPPAGARPAPPERAPRAAGQPREERPRPEPVMPPLTDEQLAALQPEDLVYVKRFHRAGRIVRLKPGKNLAVVNVGLLEVEVPYSGLAQANRPQPAAPAPRPHAEPRPKVPPPAPSADAPPAPAPTEPAPPTAAAEGPDAPLPEAPTEAPAEPGAEPPAAPPAAT comes from the coding sequence GTGGCAATCGAAAAGATGGACGCACACACGCTCGAATGTCTCGACTTTCCGCGGATTCGCGCGTTGCTCGCGCAGTACGCGCTGACCGGGCTGGGGCGGGGGCTCGCGGAGGGGATCCACCCGATCGCGCGCGTGGCGCTGGTCGAGCGCTGGTTCGCGCAGGTGCGCGAGCTGACGCAGTTGATCGAAGAGCGCGGCATGCCGCCATTCGGCGGGATCACGGACGTGCGCGCGATCCTCGCGCGCTGCGGGCCGCCGCTGCGAGTGACCGTGGAGGAGATGGCGCAGGTGGGCGCGACGCTTGAGGGCACACACGCGCTGGCGGAGTACCTGCGCGAGCTGCCCCCTGAGCGCCCGGAGCTGTTGCATCTCGCAGGACGCATCGGGGACTTCCGCACGATCGCGGACCGGATTCGGGCGGTGATCGACGAGCGCGGGCAGGTGCGTGACAGCGCCAGCCCGAAGCTGGCGGGGCTGCGGCGCGAAATCGAGGACGCCGCGCACCAGATCCAGCACACCATCGAGCGCCTGTTGCATGACCCGGGCATCCGGCGGCTGCTGCAATACCCGAACCACACATTCCACGGCGACCGGCTGGTGCTGCCGCTGCGGAGCGAGTATCGCGGGCGGCTCCCGGGGATCGTGCACCGGGCGTCCGACAGCGGGGCGACGCTGTACGTCGAGCCGGGCGAGGTGGTCGAGCTGAACAACCGGATCAGCAACCTGCGCAGCGCCGAGCAGGAGGAGATCGGCCGGCTGCTGTGGGAGCTGACGCACGAGGTGCATCTGAACGGGCGGGAGATTCACAAGACGCTGGATACGCTGGCGGTGCTGGACCTGATTGCGGCCAAGGTGCGGTTGGCCCGTGATTACGGGCTGCGCTGCCCGGGCCTGGGGGCGGAGGGGACGCTGAACGTGCATGGGGCCCGGCACCCGCTGCTGCTGGAGCTGGCGCGGAGCAAGGGCGCGCCGGCCCACGACGCGGTCGTCCCGATCGACTATCGCATTGGCCAGGACTTCAACCTGCTGATCGTGACGGGGCCCAATACCGGTGGCAAGACCGTCACCCTGAAGACGATCGGGCTGCTCTGCCTCATGTACCAGGCCGGCATTCCGGTGCCGGTTGCGGAAGGCAGCGAGCTGGGCGTGTTCAGCAACATCCTGATCGACGTGGGTGACGAGCAGAGCATGCAGCAGTCGCTGAGCACGTTCAGTGCGCACCTGACGCGCCTGATTGACATGCTGCGTCACGGGGGCCCGCGCACGCTGCTCTTGATCGACGAGCTCGGGGCGGGGACCGACCCGGATGAAGGTGCGGCACTGGGGCGGGCCATTCTCGAAGAGCTGCTCCGCCTGCACTGCCGCGCGGTCGTGACGACGCACCTGGGTGCGTTGAAGGGTTTCGCGCTGATGCACGAGGGTGCCGAGAACGCCTGCGTCGAGTTCGACACGCAGACGCTGCGGCCGACCTTCCACCTCTCGTTGGGCGAACCTGGGCAGAGCAACGCTATCGAGGTCGCGCAGCGCCTGGGCATGTCCAAACGCATGATTGCCGCGGCGCGGCGCAACCTCTCGCGGAAGGCGCGGGCGCTGCATGCGGCGCTGGAAGGCACGCGCCAGGTGAAGCGCCAGGCCGAGAGCGCCCGGCGCGCGGCCGACGATGCGCGGCTGGCGGCGGGCCACGCGCAGAGCGCGGCACACGAGGCGCAGGCGCGGCTGGAACGACAAAAGGCCGATTTCGAGCGCTGGGTCCAACGCGTCGTGCATCTGCAGCCGGGCGATGCCGTCCGGGTGCGTGACTTCGACCGCGATGGGAAGATCGTGCGGATGCGGCTGGACCAGCAACGAGCCGAGGTGGACGTCGGGGCATTCTCGGTCGAGGTCCCGCTGGGCGACGTTCTGCCGCCGGAGACGCCGCCGCCGCCGCCACGACCGCCGCGTCCGGTGACGGTCGAGAGCCTGCCGCCGCGCCGGCGCGGGGAACGCCGCGGACCGCCGGCGGGTGCCCGGCCGGCGCCGCCGGAGCGTGCGCCACGTGCGGCGGGCCAGCCGCGCGAGGAGCGGCCGCGGCCGGAGCCGGTGATGCCGCCGCTGACGGACGAGCAGCTCGCGGCGCTGCAGCCGGAAGACCTGGTGTACGTCAAGCGTTTTCACCGCGCGGGTCGGATCGTGCGGCTCAAACCGGGCAAGAACCTGGCGGTGGTGAACGTCGGGCTGCTGGAGGTGGAAGTGCCGTACAGTGGGTTGGCGCAAGCCAATCGTCCGCAGCCGGCCGCGCCGGCACCCCGCCCACATGCGGAGCCGCGGCCGAAGGTGCCTCCGCCAGCGCCGAGCGCGGACGCGCCGCCGGCGCCAGCGCCCACCGAACCGGCGCCGCCGACGGCCGCGGCTGAAGGTCCGGACGCCCCGCTGCCCGAAGCGCCCACCGAGGCACCCGCGGAACCCGGTGCGGAACCGCCGGCCGCTCCGCCGGCGGCTACGTGA